From a region of the Deltaproteobacteria bacterium HGW-Deltaproteobacteria-18 genome:
- a CDS encoding ethanolamine ammonia-lyase — MSDRITAAVTVSEDPWAELRRFTAARIAVGRSGSSLPLAESLSFRLDHARARDAVHTPFRRMELAESLRTAGIACVELESGVGGREEYLTRPDKGRRLSERSVAVLQGLDKGFDISLAVGDGLSSRAIHENAPDFVPACVRMFGQAGLSVAPVCLVENARVAVADEIGEILQARLSVILIGERPGLSSPNSMGVYLTMAPRVGTTDEARNCISNVREGGLSLAEGVRKLGYLVEQALMLGLSGVGLKDRMAAGYLPFGLPESAITGGMPNG, encoded by the coding sequence ATGAGCGATCGGATCACGGCGGCCGTTACGGTCAGCGAAGACCCCTGGGCGGAACTCAGGCGATTTACAGCGGCCCGCATCGCCGTCGGACGGAGCGGGTCGAGCCTGCCCCTGGCCGAGAGCCTGTCCTTCAGGCTCGATCACGCCCGGGCCCGCGATGCCGTGCACACGCCGTTCCGTCGGATGGAACTGGCTGAGAGCCTGCGCACGGCGGGCATCGCCTGCGTCGAGCTTGAGTCGGGAGTGGGCGGACGGGAAGAATATCTGACCCGGCCCGACAAGGGCAGGCGTTTGAGCGAACGATCGGTTGCGGTCCTGCAGGGGCTGGACAAGGGCTTCGACATCAGCCTGGCGGTGGGCGACGGCCTCTCGTCCCGGGCCATCCACGAGAATGCCCCGGACTTCGTGCCGGCCTGCGTACGCATGTTCGGGCAGGCCGGCTTAAGCGTGGCCCCGGTCTGCCTGGTGGAAAACGCGCGAGTGGCCGTGGCCGACGAGATCGGGGAAATCCTTCAGGCCCGCCTGTCCGTCATCCTCATCGGCGAACGCCCGGGCCTGTCCTCGCCCAACTCCATGGGCGTCTACCTGACCATGGCACCCCGCGTTGGCACCACGGACGAGGCCCGCAACTGCATCTCCAACGTGCGCGAGGGTGGTTTGAGCCTGGCGGAGGGCGTGCGCAAGCTGGGGTATCTTGTGGAGCAGGCGCTGATGCTCGGGCTGAGCGGCGTTGGGCTCAAGGACAGGATGGCCGCCGGCTACCTGCCCTTCGGCCTTCCGGAGTCGGCAATTACGGGCGGGATGCCGAACGGCTGA